The Entomobacter blattae nucleotide sequence CTCTCTTTTCCCTTTCCCTCCTTTCCCTTCTCTTTCTCAACCCCTTCTATTTGCAGAATATGTCATACAGCTACGATAGTCTGCCTATGACACTCGCTAGTTGTGCTGCTATTTTCGCTGCCACATCACTGATTCTTCCCTTATGTTTCTTCTGGCTGAATATGTTGGGCATCGGGTTTATCCTCTATTCTTACCAGCCCGCACTTGGCCTTTATGCAAGTTTGGCCACTTTTATCACAGTTAAACATTTCATGGCGCAACAGCTGCGTTTTGAAGCCAAATTCCTTGTAAAAATCATATTTTATCTGGCAGCTACCCTTCTTCTCCTCTTGGCCTATAAAGTCACGATCACTAGAATTTTTCCGCAGGTCACGGGGCGTACCTTACTGAATATTCACAATGTCTGGCCCAATCTTTTCCATGTCATTGACAATATCAGGCTTGTTTTTTACCCCAATTTTTCTACCGTTTTCTCTATTAGTATTGGGCTTGTCCTGCTTAGTCTTTTGGTACGAGCCCTTACAATCACTCAACAACCGATCAAAGTCCTGTTTATTTGGCTATGGGGTATTTTCGTAACGATTATCGCCTTTGGTGTTATTATGTTAAACGCTGAAGGGCCAAGTCTTTTACTTCCCTATGAACCTTATGCACAGCGCTTGCTGATTGGTACAAGTGGGCTTTGGCTCTTGGCATTATATATCATTAGCACGATGTCAAAAGGGGTATATATAGGACTATATTCCCTATTCGCCTTGCTGTGTTTTTCCTTCAGTTATAGTTACGGTGCTTTTTTACATTTTCAAGATCGACATAGCACTATGATCATCTCGAATGTTCATTATGACGTTACGCACAACCCTGCCCTGGTAAACAATACCCAGCTCATTGCGCAAAACGCGCTTCCGTTGGCACCAGCAAGCCAATTTATGCTCAAAAAAACTCCCTTGTTGGCACATCTCTTTGGAGAACAGCATCTTTTGTGGTTATCGAACTTTAAAATTTATCCTTTTCTTGAAAAGGCCATTATAGGCCCTACAGAGAAGATCTGTGAATCGATAAAGGAAATGAAGAATTCTCATAAGGCAAAAAAAATTCTTACAACCCCTGATTATGCACTGTACTCTTATAAAAATACAACTTTTGTAGATTTTTATACAGAGAAAGACTTATTCGATACCTGCAGCATGCGAGGTATTAAGTAAATCTCGCTGTAAGATAGAAAGGGGACTTTATAATGGTTTATTATGATAGTGTTATGAAAAACACTGATCTACCATTATTTTGTATGTTCTTAATGGTGTCCGCGGCGGGATTCGAACCCACGGCCCCAGGATTCATCCCACTATAGTTTTCACTACCATCTGAAAAAAGATGTTTGTGGGCTGGACTGTCCCTTCACCATAGCCCAAATGGGCGTTAGGTACTGCCCGTCCAGTCTCTACACCTTCCCTGCAACAAGCAGGGCTTGGCTCGGGATTGACATAGCCTTAAGCTGAAGTGTTCCCCGACTTTGAGCAGATTCACCATCGATGTTTCCATCGGCAGTGCCCAATTATTTTAGGAATCCTGTGCTCTATCCTACTGAGCTACGCAGACACGTTTTTGTGTGTAACCCAGTTAGGAGTTAAGGGCAAGAGGGAAAGAAAAAGCTCCCTGTCTTTTTTATAAAGTTTATACAGGCTTTTTGATAAGGGTTTTTCCTAGGTAAATCTCTGGGGCAAGTCTCTGGGACGAATCTCTGGTGGAATGCGCTAAAGGCTCAGCAATCCAGTAAGGTAGCGGCTGGTTTTATGTCTTTCATCAAGCCGAATGGAGATGCTTTCCTTTGTATTTTGAAACATTTCAACGGAGGTTGGCGTGTTGGAGAGCAGCTTTTCCAGAGAGGAATCTTGTAGATGCTGCTCTTGGCCATCTTCACAAATAACAGTATAAGCGTATCCATTAATTTTTACGGTCACCTGACCCATTCTTCTATCCTTGTGAATCTGGTGTGTTTAAAGAAGAGTCAGATTCGACATAGTCTAAAACTTCGCGTATCTGGGCAATAAGCATATCCAAACTGGCAGACACACTCTCTACATTTTCATGCTTTATAGGGCTGTCTTGCCCCTCTGAGCCATTATACTCACTCAGTTTCTTTTTCTTCTCAAGAGAATAAGCAATTCTCTCCAAGGCATTTTCCAAACGGTTTATTAATTGTTCGCCTATGGCTTGCTCATGCTGAGCCTTTGCCGTTTTTTCAATAACAGCTTCCTTCGCTGTCGCCTTGTTTTCATGCCGTAAAAGAGGTGTTAGAAAGGTGGAAGTAGGTCTGCTGATTTTTCTGTTCTTTAGGAAAATGAAACCTATTTTGTTGCCGGCAAAAGCTGTAGATGCAATAACCTGTCTACAAGGCAGGGAATAAGGTAGAGCACTATGAGTAGAAAAATGGGCCGTCTCAAGGTCGAGAGTGCACGCAACACTAATCTGGTCTATTATTTAGTCTGGTCTATTCTTTCTAGCGGCGAGGGCAGACGAGTATCTGGGAAAGCCGTTTGAGCCTAAAGGAGTGATGTTACGGTTCAAACTGCCTATTAAACGGGTCTTAACCCCTCGTTCGAATGAACCATTAGACCCTGTTAAGCTGGGTTCTTTTGAATATGACCCACGATCTTTTATGGGTAGCTTTATTGATAGGCAGCTTTTTTCTGGGTTTGGGCAAGGTGGCATAAAAACGCCATATGTCGGCGGGCAAGGGTTTCAGGGGGAGCGATCCCTTGCTTGCATTCTAACTCAAGTTGCCAGGTTCTTTTAAGGGCTTTCTTAAGCGCTGGGGTAGCCCAAATTCTAATGGCCTGGGCAAAAGCTTCGTTGCGTTTAAAAAAAACAGGGGGCCTGAGC carries:
- a CDS encoding glucosyltransferase domain-containing protein; this encodes MRRKYCNILHHPLSRPVAGLTIFLFFYFLYASLFRPDALYRDDNIRHYVGQLFWVDEGRVLSKLSINLFTLSDGAYLSSFPQLFAVGLMAGTTFWAAQEIFGQITLFSLSLLSLLFLNPFYLQNMSYSYDSLPMTLASCAAIFAATSLILPLCFFWLNMLGIGFILYSYQPALGLYASLATFITVKHFMAQQLRFEAKFLVKIIFYLAATLLLLLAYKVTITRIFPQVTGRTLLNIHNVWPNLFHVIDNIRLVFYPNFSTVFSISIGLVLLSLLVRALTITQQPIKVLFIWLWGIFVTIIAFGVIMLNAEGPSLLLPYEPYAQRLLIGTSGLWLLALYIISTMSKGVYIGLYSLFALLCFSFSYSYGAFLHFQDRHSTMIISNVHYDVTHNPALVNNTQLIAQNALPLAPASQFMLKKTPLLAHLFGEQHLLWLSNFKIYPFLEKAIIGPTEKICESIKEMKNSHKAKKILTTPDYALYSYKNTTFVDFYTEKDLFDTCSMRGIK
- a CDS encoding cell division protein ZapA, with product MGQVTVKINGYAYTVICEDGQEQHLQDSSLEKLLSNTPTSVEMFQNTKESISIRLDERHKTSRYLTGLLSL